TGATTTTAAACGTATTTATAAGCCATTATTAAATTTTTTAGTCAAAGAAGATCGTAACATTATGATACATTTTAATGCAAAATGGCAGTGCGATAATATGGTACGTGCATTAAAAGATTCGGGTTATGAGAATCATATATATAATTTTCATGAGGGTAAAAATAATACAGAAACAAAACAGCACATTAAAAAGAGATTTGTATCAACCGGGGGATGTATTATTGGAAGCAGTTTACACGAAGGAATCGATTTCCCTGGAAAGGAATTGGAAGTTGTTGTTATTGGAAGATCTCCATATGTACCAAAAAGTGAAGAGGATAAATATTATCCTGGTACCAAGAGTAGAATACCTAATAAAATACGTAAAACATGGAATGGTCTAGAACAACGTGGTGTACATGGTATTGAACAAGAAGAATATAGACTTAAAACATTACAACAAATAGGAAGACTGCAAAGAACATCTCATGATACCGGTACAGTTATTCTATGCAATCAATGGACAATACACAAGGATATTTTAAATGGCTTTGAAGCGTGTTCTAACATATAATTCTAAAATATTTCTTAAAATAAATAAAATAAATAAAAAAAAATTTGAAATTATTCATTAGACTTTCTTTTTTACATTTCTCTGTTTTATCTTCTGGCAAATGATGCAAATATACCAATAAAACATAGAATAGTGCAGATTAAAAATACAGTATTTATACTGGTTAAAAGTGCAGGATAATTACTTGGTTCAATCATAACATTACCAATAAACACTGAAAATACCAGTAAAGCTATTCCCATACTCAACATTTGTCCTATCAAACGCATTGTACCAACTGTGGCTGATGCAATACCATAAAACTTTTTTTCAACAGATCCCATGATTGCATTTGTATTTGGTGATGAAAACATACCCAGTCCAAATCCAAGAACTAATAAAACTGTTATAATAAACTCAAAGCTTGTGTTTGCTGTTAGGAATGTTAAACTTAAGAGGCTGATGGCTGTAATTGTCATTCCAATTGTTGCAATTAACCCTGGTGAAAATTTATCCGACAATCTACCTGCTACCGGTGATGTAATTGCCATGACAATCGGCTGTGCAACAAGGATAATTCCTGCCATCTGAGGATCCAGACCCTTAATGTACTGCAGGTAAAGACTTAAAAGGAAAACCACAGCAAAGGTTGCACTGTAATTTATTAGCGCAGCTAAACTTGAAAATCCAAAGGTTACATTTTTAAAGAGTCTTACCTCAAATACAGGATTTTTAACCCTTAATTCAAATAGAGCAAATGTAATTATACCAATAACACCTAAAATTACGAGTATTATTCCAAGTTCACCTGGAAGTATTGAAAATCCATAAATCAGAATTACAAGGGCTATACTGTAGATAATAGACCCTTTTATATCAAATTTCTCACCTATACATTCTGCCCATTCACCTTTCAACTTGAAAACAGTGAGTGCAAGTACCAGTAATCCCAGCGGTATTACGGCAATGAAAATGCTTCTCCATCCAAAGTATTGTGTTAATATTCCACCCAATACAGGGCCTAATGAAAGCCCAATATAAACACTTGCTATATTTATTCCTATGGCTTTTCCCCTTTCTCTAGGCGGATAGGCAGATGTAATAATGGCAAGACCCGTCACAAATATCATTGCAGACCCTACTCCCTGTAAAACCCGGAACATAATGAGTGAAAGTATGGATGGTGCAATGGCACATAACAATGAAGATATAGTGAAAATTATTACACCATAGGTGAAGATTTTTTTCATCCCATATATATCAGCAATCCTACCAAATGGAACAGCAAAAACAGCTGCAGCTAACAGATAAACTGTTGGTATCCAGCTTAATAAAATAACATCTGCTGCAAACTGTGAACCAATTGCTGGGATGGCTATGTTTACTGCTGAGGCCATGAAAGGTGTGAAAAATGAGGCTAATGTAGCCACAATCAATGCTATTGTTCTGTTACTAATACTATTTTCTGGTTTACAAGATTTTTCGATACTCAACATTTATTCCCCATAACATTTATCAAAAATATAAATTCTCATAAAAAATTTAATTCTAATTATCCAAATTTTCCCTGATTAATTCATTATTTAACTGTTTTAATCCATTTAACAGGTTTTCTAATGAGGGTTCATCCATTTTTTCGAGAGCCTTATATATAAAAATGTTTCCTGCTTCATTTTTTATCT
This sequence is a window from Methanobacterium sp. SMA-27. Protein-coding genes within it:
- a CDS encoding MFS transporter; amino-acid sequence: MLSIEKSCKPENSISNRTIALIVATLASFFTPFMASAVNIAIPAIGSQFAADVILLSWIPTVYLLAAAVFAVPFGRIADIYGMKKIFTYGVIIFTISSLLCAIAPSILSLIMFRVLQGVGSAMIFVTGLAIITSAYPPRERGKAIGINIASVYIGLSLGPVLGGILTQYFGWRSIFIAVIPLGLLVLALTVFKLKGEWAECIGEKFDIKGSIIYSIALVILIYGFSILPGELGIILVILGVIGIITFALFELRVKNPVFEVRLFKNVTFGFSSLAALINYSATFAVVFLLSLYLQYIKGLDPQMAGIILVAQPIVMAITSPVAGRLSDKFSPGLIATIGMTITAISLLSLTFLTANTSFEFIITVLLVLGFGLGMFSSPNTNAIMGSVEKKFYGIASATVGTMRLIGQMLSMGIALLVFSVFIGNVMIEPSNYPALLTSINTVFLICTILCFIGIFASFARR